The following is a genomic window from Sinorhizobium fredii NGR234.
TGGATCGTCAGCCGCCAGGCCTCATAGAAGGTCGTCTGGTTATAGGCGGCGTCCCTGCTGTTTGCCTTCACCGTCTTCACAAATAGAGTGCCGGGGTCGTCGGCGCCGGCCAACAGCACCCCGCGATGCCGCTCGATGTAGGCGTTTAGGTATTTGTAAAGGTCCAAAGAGGTCCGGCAGGACCAGGCGGAAGGGTTTTGAGCCGAAGAAGGAGGAGTTGGCGTTCTTGAAGGCGTTCGCCGGGACCAGTACTTCCCAGCCGCGGTCGCGATCGCTCCAGCGGATTTCTCCACGCTTCATATCCTCGAGCCGGCGCTCCGATGTCGGGAAATGCCCGCGCGGGCAGACAAGCAATTGCCGCAGGTTCTTCTGGCGAAGGCCGAGGTGCAAGCCGAGCCGCAACATCAGGAACGACCGGACAGCCTCGGCGGCGGCCCGCGGATAGCGATCCTCGTCCGGCATGCGCTTGAGGATGTCGTCGGTGATCTTGCGGTATTCGGCGAGGGGGCTGTCCGCCTCGAGCACGCACATGATCGGCTCGAATGGATCCCGGTGAACCCGCATCACCCGCTGAATTTCCTTCGAGCGATTCGAAGCGTGCTTGAAGCAGGCTTCGCAGACCGCGTGCCAATCCCGCTCGGCCGCTGCAATCGCTGCCGCGGAGATCAGCCCAGGTATCGGCGTCACATTTCGGACGAGCTCCGGGTGTTGCCAAAGCCAGCCCGTTTCGGCGCGCACCAGGTTGAGAAGAACGCTCAGCATGTCCTCTTCCCAGGTGGTGTAGAAGCCGCGTCGACGCTCGCGCCACTGCAGATACCAGTCCCAGACACCGGGAAAAACCAGGAGGTCGAAGGTCTACTGGCTGAGCGGAACGCCATAGCCTTTGACGGGGCCCTTCGGAGATGCAGCCAAGGCGCCGAACATCAGCCCGAGATGTTCGATCTTCTGCGCAGCCGTTTCCTCTCCCCAGACGCCGTTTCGCTGGAACCCGAGTGCCGTCAGCGTGGCCGTCTTGAAACGGATGAGATTGGCCATTTCCATGGCGAGGCGGGGAGGGGCGTCGACCACGCCGAAAGAAGGTCGGGATCCTCGATAGGCGTATGATCGTTTTCTTCCCAATCCAAGGCATCAGCCGACGCTCGTGATGACGGGGATCCGCCGTAGGAAATCGCCGGGAATCGGATGGCGTAGCGCTGTCTGGTCGCCATTGCTTGGAAACGGCGGTAGTCGGTGGAACCGGAGATAATCACGCGGCGAACCCATTCGAGGATTTCCTGGCGCTTACCAAACGGCAGGCTGTTGAAGTTGTCCGGCAGATGCCGAGCGAGCCGGCGCCGCTCCGCGGCACTGATATTGCTTCCGACCTCATGGCCAGACGCCGATCGCGCCTGGTGCGGCAGCTTGGCCTTGAAATAGCCGTCGGGCAGCCGGTACCGACGCTCGATACGGGACAGGATGTCAAAGCTCGCGATCGACCGCGGCGCTTTGGTGCCTTTCGCCCAGCTCAGCAGAGTCTTGCGGTCGAAGGCATGCTCGTCGCTGATCACGGCGCGATGCAGATGCCAATAGCTGTCGCCGTGCCGGCGCATGTGATAGATGAGCGCCTGCTGAAATTCTTCAGGCTCCTCGGTCCGGTCGAACAGCGGCGTCGGGAAGTCCTCGATCGGCCTTAGCTCAACGGCCTGCTTCGCTCGTGACTGCTCTGGTTTCACGGTGGCCGTGGCTGCCGCGGAACTCGGCCGAGCCGCCATTGCTTTGGCCGAATCGCCAGCAGGCTTCATTTTCCCTTCTGGGTTGCTCGACTGCCGGGCGGTCATCCTCCTCCGGTCGCTCCTTGTCCAACCACCGAAGGATGGCTTCAAGGCCAGGACGAAGGTTCTTCTTCAGCTCCGCCGTCATCTCGTCCTCGATGCCGCAGGTGTCGGCGACGGCCTGCCAATCGATGCGCCCGTTCCGCATGGGCGGCGTCTTTCGATAGATGACCAAGCTGATGAGGTAAGGCCTGATGTTCTCGAGCGCGCGCTTCGAGGCAAACGGAGCGACGCGGATATTGCAGAATTCGGAGATCTTTCGCTGAAAGTAAAGGGAGGAAGTAGACTGTTTTCTCATGGCGATAAGCAGTTCACATGGTCTTTGGCCGGTTGTTGCCGGGCGTGGCCTGCTAAGCCCTTATGTTTAATGAAAGTTGAATCTTTATTGGGACGCATGCCGCATCGCGCCGTGTTCCGATATGACTACAACTCTGTCGAGCAGGTGCGAGAATCTGCTATAGCGGCAATATGGGATTCGGGGTTTTCATTCATCGCTCAGATTCGATCTACGACGACAGCCCGGCGGAACGGTATCAGTTTCCGAGCCAATATCTGGGACGTGCCCAGGGCTGCATCGGAGATTGGATCATCTACTACGAGCCGAGGAAGGTAGCCGAGACGCGTGGTTATTTTGCCATCGCCAAGGTAGCTGAGGTCATTCCGGATCGCAAAGCGCCCGGCATGTACCTTGCGTTGATTGAGCCGGGGACCTATCTCGATTTCATCAACCCGGTTCCATTCAGCAATGCCGAAGGGGTGGTCGAACGGGGCCTGCTGAATGCCGACGGCCGCATCTCCGGAAGAGCGCAGTCCGCCGTCAGGCCGATCTCTCCGGGTGATTTCAATCGCATTCTCTCGCTGGGATTCGATGAACGGGAGCCGGAGTTGCCACGGGTCTGCGAGCCGGAGATCGTCGATCCGGCGCCCGGATTTGGGGAGCAGCTGCAGCCACCCTTCGCTTTTGAGCAGGAGCGTGATCGCGTCACTCAGCTCACTTCTAGAATTGTTCGCAATCGTCTTTTCCGCCGTCTTGTCCTCAAAAGCTTACGACAAGCGATGTGCAATCACCGGATTGAAGCTGATCAACGGCGGCGGCCGTGCCGAAGTCGATGCCGCGCACATTCGTCCGGTGGAAGCCAACGGCCCTGACATCTTGAGCAATGGCATAGCACTTTCCGGAACCGCCCACTGGATGTTCGATCTGGGCCTAATCAGTCTTTCCGACGACCTGAACATTCTTGTTTCGCGGCAGGTAAATGACCCGGAGAGTATCCAGTCACTCATCAACAAAACGGGAGACGCGATCGTTCCGCAGCGACCTTTCGAAAGGCCGCATCCGCACTTCCTCCGATGGCACCGGGATAATTGCTTTAAGCATTGAGCGCGCGGTGGTTCCGGAGCGGACAGCATGGGGCCCGCGGTTCGATTCCCTTCAAGGCGAGCACGTAAGGGCCGAGGCCCTCTCGTCGAGAGCCTTCAAGCCCGTCGATGGAGAAGTGCAGAAGCGCTCGCCGGCTCCTGGAAGGAGTCAATGAGCGCTTTTGGCCGCGCGTCTACTCTCTGACACTTGATGTGACAGCTTGGATCACCTGCGACGCCATGGCAAACTCGCGCTCCCGACTCGAAATTCGATGCCGTTTTGCGATCCAGTCGAAGTCAGTGTAGGCGGCGTAGACGGATCCGTCCTTCGCCTGATAGACGAGGACCCGGACGGGCCAGTCGAGTCCGGCGAGAGGATTGGCGGTGATGAACGTCGTGCCGAGTGCCGGATTGCCGAACATCACCAGGCGCGACGGTCGCACCTCGTTGCCGGCGGCATTGCCGAGCTTGGCCTGGTCGATGACGCCGAAGAGGGTAATCCCCTTATCCTCGACGCTGACCTTGATGCGGTTCACGGTCTCGCTGACCGAATAGCGGCTCTTGACCGTGACGATACCGTCCCAGTCTGCGGCCTCGGCCGTCGACACATGAGCCAGTGCCGTCATTGCGATGAGCAAGGCTGCCGATAGTATCGCATTGCTGATCTTCATCATTTCAAAGCTCCTCTCTCTACAGCTTTGCGCGTCCAACGGACGCGCAAAGGTCGCCGTAACACTTTGAGTTGCTGCATGAATTGTCCCTGAATCGATTTCGATCAAAGAAATCATGCAGTAGCCCCCGATGGGGCTCATTCAAGGATGAGGCTCGTCGTTGCGATTTGATAATGCCGTCTCTTGTCCATTTCGATAACCGGACCTTATGGCGCGCAGCGGCACGGCAAAGAACATAGCGAGCACAGCCATCGCGACGAGCGTCAGGACTGAAGTGCTCCATCCGAAACGATCGTAGATCTGGCCGATCACCAGGCTGCCGAAGAGCCCGCCCGTGTAATAGGAGGCGAGGTAGGCGCCGCTTGCCGTTGCCTTCTCCGTCTCGGCGATGTGGCCGACCTGGCTGGTGGCAAGCGCCTGCGCGAGAAACGTGCCGACGGCGACCATGGCGAGGCCGGCAAGCACAACGGCGCAACTACTGCTCAGAAGGGCGACGAGCCCGAGCGCAGCGCATAGGAGCGTCAGCACAATGCCGGCCCCGGCTCCGAGGCGACGCGAGATATACCCGCCGAGCGGCGTCGTGAACAGCGATGGCAGGAATACCAGATAGACGAGGCCGAGCTGCATCGGCGACAGCCCGAGCTCGACCAGCCGGAAGTTGACATAGGTGAATGTCCCTATGAAGACGAAGAGGATCAGGAAGCCGATGGCGAGCACGATCTGCAGGCGTCGATTGCCGAGCACCGAGCGCCCACTTAGGTTCCAGTTTTCGCTCCTGCTTCGCCTGTGTCGGTCCGGCATCATGCGTTCCGTCCGCTTCAACGTGGTCCAGACGAGGGCCGCGCCCGCCAGGTTGAGCAGCGCGAAGGTCTGGAAGTTGATCGACAAACCACCGAGATCGGCAACTGCCGCCGAGAGAATGCGGCCGAAGAGGTTGCTCGCGACATTTCCGGTGATATAGGCGGCAAGCGCGCCCGTCGCCCGCTCGGCCGGGAACCGCTCCGAAAGATAGGCCATGGTGAGCGTGAAGGCGGTCGCCATGCACAGGCCCTGCGCCACGCGCAGGCCAGTGAAGATCGCGATGTCCCGCGATGTTGAGAGCAAGGCGGTCGGTATGGCAAGCAGTGCGAGACTGATCCAGATGCCGTTTCGCCGATCCAGATTGCGCCCGAAGATGCCGACGGCAACGCCAGCGGCCGCCATGCCGAAGGTGCTGGCATTGACCGCGAGACCCATTGTAGCGCGGCTCACCCCGAACTCTCGCTGCAGCGATGGCAGGATCGCCTGGGCGGCGAAGAGATCGACGAGGGTTAGGAATGCGATGAGCGCAATGATGCCGAAATGCCAGCGGTCGGCTACGGGGTTTGCCAGCACGGATACGGACGCCGGCGGCAAGGCATGATCGAGGTCCGCCATCGCTGTCCTCCTATAAATGTGGACGTTTCCGCCAGCGGCCGGAAACGTCCGATGATTGTATTGCTGTCGCCTTGCGGCTCACATGGCGTGATCGTCTTTCGACATCGGCGGC
Proteins encoded in this region:
- a CDS encoding DUF302 domain-containing protein, which translates into the protein MMKISNAILSAALLIAMTALAHVSTAEAADWDGIVTVKSRYSVSETVNRIKVSVEDKGITLFGVIDQAKLGNAAGNEVRPSRLVMFGNPALGTTFITANPLAGLDWPVRVLVYQAKDGSVYAAYTDFDWIAKRHRISSREREFAMASQVIQAVTSSVRE
- a CDS encoding MFS transporter, coding for MADLDHALPPASVSVLANPVADRWHFGIIALIAFLTLVDLFAAQAILPSLQREFGVSRATMGLAVNASTFGMAAAGVAVGIFGRNLDRRNGIWISLALLAIPTALLSTSRDIAIFTGLRVAQGLCMATAFTLTMAYLSERFPAERATGALAAYITGNVASNLFGRILSAAVADLGGLSINFQTFALLNLAGAALVWTTLKRTERMMPDRHRRSRSENWNLSGRSVLGNRRLQIVLAIGFLILFVFIGTFTYVNFRLVELGLSPMQLGLVYLVFLPSLFTTPLGGYISRRLGAGAGIVLTLLCAALGLVALLSSSCAVVLAGLAMVAVGTFLAQALATSQVGHIAETEKATASGAYLASYYTGGLFGSLVIGQIYDRFGWSTSVLTLVAMAVLAMFFAVPLRAIRSGYRNGQETALSNRNDEPHP